A DNA window from Leptolyngbya sp. KIOST-1 contains the following coding sequences:
- a CDS encoding DUF3153 domain-containing protein translates to MLYKRLRIGADALCPRWSRIWRRLPLLLLPLLLSGCLRYDLTLRFDHHTHGQLVQTIDLGDRAAALAQPTLEPWLEELKARSRPLGGRLSQSPQTITLTVPFGTAADLSDRFQQLFAAAPAMASAAPPSAGAYPTVPQGSQPPRLPEGSTYIQLPGWGPVPFELNLEQTNWGLASRTHLTYTLDLGDLPATRDNASWAELRFRLQVPWGLAQIAPTATPPLSQDVTGATWPLEPGQITVIDTTFWLPNAIGIGSLGIAALVLAGYGLRYRIARRV, encoded by the coding sequence ATGCTTTACAAACGCCTGAGAATCGGGGCTGACGCCCTTTGCCCCCGCTGGAGCAGGATCTGGCGACGGCTGCCCCTGCTGCTGCTGCCCCTGCTGCTGAGCGGCTGCCTCCGCTACGACCTCACCCTGCGCTTTGATCACCACACCCACGGCCAGCTGGTGCAGACTATCGATTTGGGCGATCGCGCTGCCGCCCTCGCCCAGCCCACCCTGGAGCCCTGGCTGGAGGAGCTAAAAGCGCGATCGCGCCCCCTTGGAGGTCGGCTCAGCCAGAGCCCCCAGACCATCACCCTCACCGTGCCCTTTGGTACCGCCGCCGACCTGAGCGATCGCTTTCAGCAGCTATTTGCCGCCGCCCCCGCTATGGCCAGCGCTGCGCCCCCCAGCGCTGGGGCCTACCCCACGGTTCCCCAGGGCAGCCAGCCGCCCCGTCTCCCCGAAGGGTCCACCTATATTCAGCTGCCCGGCTGGGGGCCTGTGCCCTTCGAGCTGAACCTGGAGCAAACCAACTGGGGCCTCGCCAGCCGCACCCACCTCACCTACACCCTCGACCTGGGCGACCTGCCCGCCACCCGCGACAATGCTTCCTGGGCCGAGCTGCGCTTTCGCCTCCAGGTGCCCTGGGGCCTGGCCCAGATTGCCCCCACCGCCACCCCGCCCCTGAGCCAGGACGTCACCGGAGCCACCTGGCCGCTGGAACCCGGCCAGATTACCGTCATCGATACCACCTTCTGGCTACCCAATGCGATCGGCATCGGCAGCCTCGGCATCGCGGCCCTGGTGCTGGCTGGCTACGGCCTCCGCTACCGAATCGCGAGAAGGGTTTAG
- a CDS encoding cation-translocating P-type ATPase, which yields MTDHSSTLAWHTVGIDAALGQLDSHPDTGLSAEAVVERRRQYGPNELEETGGRPAWRILLDQFSNIMLLMLIAVAVVSAVLSFREQEFPKDAIAIFAIVILNGVLGYLQESRAEKALAALKQMASPTVRVQRDGRLQEVPSQDLVPGDIVLLEAGDQVSADGRLLEAVNLQLRESALTGEAQGVNKQAGLTLAAETALAERKNLVFQGTEVLQGRGRVLITRTGMATELGRIAAMLQGVENEPTPLQQRMTQLGNVLVTGSLTLVAIVVGGGVIFGGWQAFERLLEVALSMAVAVVPEGLPAVITVTLAIGTQRMVQRQALIRRLPAVETLGSVTTICSDKTGTLTQNKMVVQRVHTLAQQLQVTGDGYAPEGDFLAEGQSLDPRHSADVGLLLVDGLLCNDAVLQKEAGDWAVMGDPTEGALVVMAAKSGLDRHRLGHALRRQAEFPFSSERKRMSVVLSGVEALETDLTLPGEVARSPYLMLAKGSPEMLLDCCTRYLKGADPVELGEQTRSQILSDNAAMAAEGLRVLGFAYRPLGEVPVEGEADEAEQDLVWLGLVGMIDALRPEVRVAVQRCRSAGIRPMMITGDHQLTAMAIAQDLGIADGGAQSLSGADLEKMSQAELEAAVREVSIYARVSPEHKLRIVKALQTNHQIVAMTGDGVNDAPALKQAEIGIAMGITGTDVSKEASDMVLLDDNFATIVAATEEGRVVYTNIRRFVKYILGSNIGELLTIALSPLILPILDVPLTPLQILWMNLVTDGFPALALAVEPAEPDVMKHPPHDPQEGIFARGLGAYMLRIGVVFAIISVTMMVWAYNWSLQDGNPERWKTMVFTTLCLAQMGHAIAVRSSTRLTMEMSPWSNPFVLAAVVFTCVLQLMLIYVEPLRNFFGTQLLSPTELLICFGFSTLLFVWVELEKIFRRFRGTVVRD from the coding sequence ATGACCGACCATTCCTCTACCCTCGCCTGGCATACGGTTGGCATCGACGCAGCCCTGGGCCAGCTTGACAGCCACCCCGACACTGGCCTTAGTGCCGAGGCGGTGGTGGAGCGCCGCCGCCAGTACGGCCCCAACGAGCTGGAGGAAACCGGCGGTCGCCCCGCCTGGCGGATTTTGCTCGACCAGTTTTCCAACATTATGCTGCTGATGCTGATCGCGGTAGCGGTGGTGTCAGCGGTGCTGTCGTTTCGGGAGCAGGAGTTTCCCAAGGATGCGATCGCGATTTTTGCGATCGTCATTCTCAATGGCGTGCTGGGCTACCTGCAGGAGAGCCGGGCCGAAAAAGCCCTGGCCGCCCTGAAGCAAATGGCGTCCCCCACGGTGCGGGTGCAGCGCGACGGCCGGTTGCAGGAGGTGCCCTCCCAGGACCTGGTGCCCGGCGACATTGTGCTGCTGGAGGCGGGGGATCAGGTTTCGGCCGACGGCCGCCTGCTGGAGGCGGTAAACCTGCAGCTGCGCGAGTCGGCCCTGACCGGGGAAGCCCAGGGCGTCAACAAGCAGGCTGGGCTCACCCTGGCCGCCGAAACCGCCCTGGCCGAGCGCAAAAACCTGGTCTTTCAGGGCACAGAAGTGCTGCAGGGCCGGGGCCGGGTGCTGATTACCCGCACCGGTATGGCCACCGAGCTGGGCCGCATTGCCGCCATGCTGCAGGGGGTGGAGAACGAACCGACGCCGCTGCAGCAGCGCATGACCCAGCTGGGCAATGTGCTGGTTACCGGGTCGCTGACATTGGTGGCGATTGTGGTGGGGGGAGGAGTGATCTTTGGCGGCTGGCAGGCCTTTGAACGGCTGCTGGAGGTGGCCCTGAGTATGGCGGTGGCGGTGGTGCCCGAGGGTTTGCCGGCGGTGATTACCGTGACGCTGGCGATCGGCACCCAGCGCATGGTGCAACGCCAGGCCCTGATTCGCCGCCTGCCCGCCGTGGAAACCCTGGGCTCGGTCACCACCATTTGCTCTGACAAAACCGGCACCTTGACCCAAAACAAAATGGTGGTGCAGCGGGTGCACACCCTGGCCCAACAGCTGCAGGTAACGGGTGATGGCTATGCCCCCGAGGGCGATTTTCTGGCCGAGGGCCAGTCCCTTGACCCCCGCCACAGCGCCGATGTGGGGCTGCTGCTGGTGGATGGCCTGCTGTGCAACGACGCCGTGCTGCAAAAGGAGGCGGGGGACTGGGCGGTTATGGGCGACCCCACCGAGGGGGCACTGGTGGTGATGGCCGCCAAAAGTGGTCTCGACCGCCACCGTCTGGGCCATGCCCTGCGGCGGCAGGCGGAATTTCCGTTTTCCTCAGAGCGCAAGCGCATGAGCGTGGTGCTCAGCGGTGTGGAGGCGCTGGAGACGGACCTCACCCTGCCTGGGGAGGTAGCTCGTTCTCCCTATTTGATGCTGGCCAAGGGGTCGCCGGAAATGCTGCTAGACTGCTGCACCCGCTATTTGAAAGGGGCAGACCCGGTGGAATTGGGGGAGCAGACGCGATCGCAGATTTTATCCGACAATGCCGCTATGGCCGCCGAGGGCCTGCGAGTGCTGGGCTTTGCCTACCGACCCCTGGGCGAGGTGCCCGTCGAAGGTGAGGCCGACGAGGCCGAGCAAGATCTGGTGTGGCTGGGTCTGGTCGGCATGATCGACGCCCTGCGTCCGGAGGTGCGGGTGGCGGTGCAGCGCTGCCGCAGCGCTGGCATTCGCCCAATGATGATTACCGGCGACCACCAGCTCACCGCGATGGCGATCGCCCAGGACCTGGGCATTGCCGACGGCGGTGCCCAATCCCTCAGTGGAGCCGATCTGGAGAAAATGTCCCAGGCGGAGCTAGAGGCGGCGGTGAGGGAGGTCAGTATCTACGCCCGGGTGTCGCCTGAGCACAAGCTGCGCATTGTCAAAGCCCTGCAAACAAATCACCAGATCGTGGCCATGACCGGCGACGGCGTCAACGACGCCCCGGCCCTCAAGCAGGCCGAAATTGGTATTGCCATGGGCATCACCGGCACCGACGTCAGCAAAGAGGCCAGTGACATGGTGCTGCTGGACGACAACTTTGCCACCATCGTCGCCGCTACCGAAGAAGGTCGGGTGGTCTACACCAACATTCGTCGCTTTGTGAAGTACATCCTGGGCTCCAACATCGGTGAGCTGCTCACCATTGCCCTGTCGCCGCTGATTCTGCCGATTCTGGATGTGCCCCTGACACCGCTGCAAATTCTGTGGATGAACCTGGTTACCGATGGGTTCCCGGCCCTGGCCCTGGCGGTGGAACCCGCCGAACCTGACGTCATGAAGCACCCGCCCCACGATCCCCAGGAGGGAATTTTTGCCCGGGGGCTGGGGGCCTACATGCTGCGGATTGGGGTAGTGTTTGCAATTATTTCGGTGACCATGATGGTGTGGGCCTACAACTGGTCGCTACAGGACGGTAACCCCGAGCGCTGGAAGACCATGGTGTTTACCACTCTCTGCCTGGCCCAGATGGGCCACGCGATCGCCGTCCGCTCCAGCACCCGCCTGACGATGGAAATGTCGCCCTGGTCAAACCCGTTTGTGCTGGCGGCCGTGGTGTTTACCTGCGTGCTTCAGCTAATGCTGATCTACGTCGAGCCGCTGCGAAATTTCTTTGGCACCCAGCTGCTCAGCCCTACTGAACTGCTGATCTGCTTCGGCTTTAGCACCCTGCTATTTGTCTGGGTAGAGCTGGAAAAAATCTTTCGCCGCTTCAGGGGCACTGTCGTGAGAGATTAG
- a CDS encoding nucleoside monophosphate kinase, which translates to MTVKQVVVLGLPGVGVRDQAIELARRWAVPHVSMGDLLREAIAKASDIGLAVRPYVEAGDLVPDALAMKLLRRRLEQPDAMLNGWVLEGFPRTVAQAEALDQWLGAVGLPAATVVHLQAMTGLLLNRLWTEREPEETMPAIRCRLERHEAAIAPLLDYYRQHSQLTTLNGSRSFAEIASELAQLDQAETGAVGLIRDEAELDALLAQTPLLVVDCMASWCSSCKQVAPLIDRLAADYGDRVSIMKIDFDANQQISKRFSLQGIPSVMFFRDGDLRQTLTGVKPYQAYSTALTHFLE; encoded by the coding sequence ATGACCGTTAAGCAAGTTGTGGTGTTGGGGCTGCCTGGGGTAGGGGTGAGGGACCAGGCCATCGAACTGGCAAGACGATGGGCCGTTCCCCACGTCTCGATGGGCGATCTGCTGCGGGAGGCGATCGCCAAAGCCTCAGACATCGGCCTGGCGGTCCGCCCCTACGTCGAGGCCGGGGATCTGGTGCCCGATGCCCTGGCGATGAAGCTGCTGCGGAGGCGGCTTGAGCAGCCCGACGCGATGCTAAACGGCTGGGTCCTAGAGGGGTTTCCGCGCACGGTGGCCCAGGCCGAAGCCTTAGATCAGTGGCTGGGGGCAGTGGGCCTGCCTGCGGCCACCGTCGTACATCTCCAGGCGATGACGGGGCTGCTGCTGAATCGGCTCTGGACCGAGCGGGAGCCAGAGGAGACCATGCCGGCGATTCGCTGCCGCCTGGAGCGCCACGAGGCAGCGATCGCGCCGTTGCTGGACTACTATCGGCAGCACAGCCAGCTCACCACCCTCAACGGCAGCCGCTCCTTTGCCGAGATCGCCAGCGAGTTGGCTCAGCTGGACCAGGCCGAGACCGGGGCCGTGGGGCTGATTCGAGACGAGGCCGAACTCGACGCTCTGTTGGCCCAAACACCGCTGCTGGTGGTCGATTGCATGGCCTCCTGGTGTAGCTCCTGCAAGCAGGTCGCGCCGCTGATCGATCGCCTGGCGGCGGACTACGGCGATCGCGTCAGCATCATGAAAATAGACTTTGACGCCAACCAGCAAATCTCCAAACGGTTTAGCCTCCAGGGTATTCCCTCGGTCATGTTCTTCAGAGATGGCGACCTACGGCAGACGCTGACCGGAGTCAAGCCCTACCAGGCCTACAGCACCGCTCTGACGCACTTTTTGGAGTAG
- a CDS encoding alkaline phosphatase family protein: protein MPTPRLLIIGLDCMAPELVFDQWQRDLPNLSRLMALGSYGRLESSIPAITVPAWSCMMTGRDPGELGIYGFRNRRDRDYHSMAISDGRAVKFPRLWDMLGEAGWTVVALSVPGTSPPYPVNGSLVSCFLTPSPEVPFTHPPELGEQIRGWLPDFMLDVPNFRSDEKERILENLYALCDQRFTLAEKLIARDRPDFCMLVDMGVDRIHHAFWKPMDPRHPQYEAGSPFANAIHDYYGHVDQRVGELLAVCDPDTAVLVVSDHGAQPLMGGICINEWLSANGYLTLKAAPTEVLPLDKVEVDWSQTQVWGAGGYYARIFLNVKGREPQGTVAMADYEALRDELAGKLSQLSDPIGNPLPVKVFKPQDIYQKVRGRAPDLIVYFDDLAWRSVGSVGTGGLYTVENDTGPDDANHAPLGLMIFHDPTAPRGGQVLEGAQLYDLVPTLLHRYGIDAPAGLRGKVLIL from the coding sequence ATGCCCACCCCTCGTCTGCTGATCATTGGCCTCGACTGTATGGCCCCCGAGCTGGTATTTGACCAGTGGCAGCGAGATTTGCCTAACCTGTCGCGGCTGATGGCGTTAGGCAGCTACGGCAGGCTGGAGAGCAGCATTCCCGCCATCACGGTACCCGCCTGGAGCTGCATGATGACCGGGCGCGACCCCGGCGAGCTGGGCATCTACGGGTTTCGCAATCGGCGCGATCGCGACTACCACTCCATGGCCATTTCCGACGGGCGAGCGGTCAAATTTCCGCGCCTGTGGGATATGTTGGGCGAGGCCGGGTGGACGGTGGTGGCCCTCAGCGTGCCAGGTACTTCGCCGCCCTACCCGGTCAATGGCTCGCTGGTGTCCTGCTTTCTCACCCCCAGCCCCGAGGTGCCCTTCACCCACCCGCCCGAGCTGGGCGAGCAGATCAGGGGCTGGCTGCCCGACTTCATGCTGGATGTGCCCAACTTTCGCTCCGACGAAAAGGAGCGCATTCTGGAGAATCTCTACGCCCTCTGCGACCAGCGCTTCACCCTGGCCGAAAAGCTGATCGCCCGCGATCGCCCCGACTTCTGCATGCTGGTGGACATGGGGGTCGATCGCATCCACCACGCCTTCTGGAAACCGATGGACCCGCGCCATCCCCAGTACGAGGCCGGGTCGCCCTTCGCCAACGCCATCCACGACTACTACGGGCATGTAGACCAGCGGGTGGGGGAGCTGCTGGCGGTCTGTGACCCAGACACCGCGGTGCTGGTGGTGTCTGACCACGGGGCGCAGCCGCTGATGGGCGGTATCTGCATCAACGAGTGGCTGAGCGCCAACGGCTACCTGACGCTAAAGGCGGCCCCCACCGAGGTTTTGCCCCTGGACAAGGTTGAGGTGGACTGGAGCCAAACCCAGGTCTGGGGGGCCGGTGGCTACTACGCCCGCATTTTTCTCAACGTCAAGGGGCGCGAGCCCCAGGGCACCGTGGCGATGGCCGACTACGAGGCGCTGCGGGACGAGCTGGCGGGCAAGCTCTCCCAGCTGAGCGATCCAATCGGCAATCCGCTGCCGGTGAAGGTGTTTAAGCCCCAGGACATTTACCAAAAAGTGCGGGGCCGCGCCCCAGATTTGATCGTCTACTTTGATGATCTGGCCTGGCGATCGGTGGGCAGTGTGGGCACGGGCGGCCTCTACACAGTGGAAAACGACACCGGCCCTGACGACGCCAACCACGCCCCCCTGGGCCTGATGATTTTTCACGACCCCACCGCCCCCAGGGGCGGGCAGGTGCTGGAGGGGGCGCAGCTCTACGACCTGGTGCCGACCCTGCTCCACCGCTATGGGATTGACGCGCCAGCGGGGCTGCGGGGTAAGGTGCTGATCCTCTAA
- a CDS encoding segregation/condensation protein A yields MSSSLAQTAIAFLIDLADQGEIDPWDVKVIDVIDRFLSLLKAQAETLASQGRTPYEANLSESGQGFLYASMLVLLKADTMVRAEAEAEAEANPEEVWEEEIPEQVPLPRNLERHLHRRAVAPTPQRRQVTLQELIQQLETMATVMADHTPRLRTRRARPQPQRQAVRAIAQLAHQENLSEIAAALEAFLDQYWDSLDEDLLWIDFELLLQQWPTFKPADLEDNHAFDTPQAEAVHEKVGVFWGLLFLSAQSKVELAQDSFYADLRVRNLNRAPLSDADTELPAFILPD; encoded by the coding sequence ATGTCGTCATCCCTGGCTCAAACCGCGATCGCATTTCTCATCGACCTGGCCGATCAGGGCGAAATCGACCCCTGGGACGTCAAGGTGATCGACGTGATCGATCGCTTTTTGTCGCTGCTCAAGGCCCAGGCGGAAACCCTGGCCAGCCAGGGTCGCACCCCCTACGAGGCCAACCTGTCCGAGTCGGGCCAGGGGTTTCTCTACGCCTCCATGCTGGTGCTGCTCAAGGCCGACACCATGGTGCGGGCTGAAGCCGAGGCCGAGGCCGAAGCCAACCCCGAAGAGGTATGGGAGGAGGAGATCCCGGAGCAGGTGCCGCTGCCCCGCAACCTGGAGCGCCACCTGCACCGCCGCGCCGTGGCCCCCACCCCCCAGCGGCGGCAAGTAACGCTGCAGGAGCTGATTCAGCAGCTGGAAACCATGGCCACGGTGATGGCCGACCACACCCCCCGCCTGCGGACCAGGCGGGCCCGGCCTCAGCCCCAGCGCCAGGCGGTCCGTGCCATCGCCCAGCTGGCCCACCAGGAAAACCTCTCCGAAATTGCCGCCGCCCTCGAAGCCTTTCTCGACCAGTATTGGGACAGCCTGGACGAGGACCTGCTGTGGATCGACTTTGAGCTGTTGCTGCAGCAGTGGCCCACCTTTAAACCCGCCGACCTGGAGGACAACCACGCCTTTGACACCCCCCAGGCCGAAGCAGTGCACGAAAAGGTAGGGGTGTTTTGGGGCCTGCTGTTTCTGTCGGCCCAGTCGAAGGTGGAGCTGGCCCAGGACAGCTTCTACGCCGATTTACGGGTCAGAAACCTGAACCGCGCCCCCCTGAGCGACGCGGACACCGAACTGCCCGCGTTTATTCTGCCCGATTAG
- a CDS encoding sugar phosphate nucleotidyltransferase, whose translation MKAMILAAGKGTRVRPITYTIPKPMIPIMQKPVMEFLLELLRQHGFDQIMVNVSHLANEIEGYFRDGQRFGVELAYSFEGRIEENGELVGEAIGSAGGMRKIQDFSPFFDDTFVVLCGDALIDLDLTEAVRRHREKGSIATIITKTVPLKQVPSYGVVVTDGEGRVKSFQEKPAVEEALSTEINTGIYIFEPEVFDYIPSGVSFDIGGDLLPKLVANNAPFYGIPMEFEWVDIGKVPDYWRAIQDVLTGVVNLVDIPGEEIRPGVYVGLNVKANWDKVNIEGPVYIGGMTHIEDGATIIGPSAIGNNCSICSGAIVDKSVIFEYSRIGPGVRLVDKLVFGRYCVDKTGASIDMKAAALDWLITDTRQEFPLVPPVEHRAIAELLEQHI comes from the coding sequence ATGAAAGCCATGATCTTGGCTGCCGGTAAAGGCACCCGCGTTCGGCCCATTACCTACACCATTCCCAAGCCCATGATTCCGATCATGCAGAAGCCGGTGATGGAGTTTTTGCTCGAACTGCTGCGTCAGCACGGCTTCGACCAGATCATGGTAAACGTGAGCCACCTGGCCAACGAAATCGAGGGCTACTTCCGCGATGGGCAGCGCTTTGGGGTTGAGCTGGCCTACTCCTTTGAAGGTCGGATCGAAGAGAACGGCGAGCTAGTGGGGGAAGCCATCGGCTCCGCAGGGGGAATGCGCAAAATTCAGGATTTTTCCCCCTTCTTTGACGACACCTTTGTGGTGCTCTGCGGCGACGCCCTGATCGACCTTGACCTCACCGAGGCCGTGCGCCGCCACCGGGAAAAAGGATCAATCGCCACCATCATCACCAAAACCGTACCCCTCAAGCAGGTGCCCAGCTACGGGGTAGTGGTCACCGACGGCGAAGGACGGGTCAAGTCCTTCCAGGAAAAACCGGCGGTGGAAGAGGCGCTCAGCACCGAGATCAACACCGGCATTTATATCTTTGAGCCAGAGGTGTTCGACTACATTCCCTCGGGGGTGTCCTTTGACATTGGCGGCGATCTGCTGCCCAAGCTGGTGGCCAACAACGCCCCCTTCTACGGCATTCCCATGGAGTTTGAGTGGGTCGACATCGGCAAGGTGCCCGACTACTGGCGAGCCATTCAGGACGTGCTGACCGGCGTAGTGAACCTGGTGGATATTCCCGGCGAAGAGATTCGCCCCGGCGTCTACGTGGGGCTCAACGTCAAGGCCAACTGGGACAAGGTCAACATCGAAGGGCCGGTCTACATCGGCGGCATGACCCACATCGAAGACGGGGCCACCATCATTGGCCCCAGCGCCATCGGCAACAACTGCTCGATCTGCAGCGGTGCGATCGTCGATAAGAGCGTGATTTTCGAGTATTCGCGCATTGGCCCTGGGGTTCGCCTGGTGGACAAGCTGGTGTTTGGCCGCTACTGCGTCGACAAGACCGGTGCCTCCATCGACATGAAGGCCGCCGCCCTCGACTGGCTGATTACCGACACTCGCCAGGAGTTTCCCCTGGTGCCGCCGGTGGAGCATCGGGCGATCGCGGAACTGCTGGAGCAGCACATCTAA
- a CDS encoding lipopolysaccharide assembly protein LapA domain-containing protein, with amino-acid sequence MRQINFVVIFVIALALVLFGIENTEPVIIHLAPGMDIEAPLCVELIMAMGIGAVFAWVFSVWAQVQGYMSFGKQVQQRELRIQQLEEDVQRYQVKLEEQSLLLPAAKVEDGEAVA; translated from the coding sequence ATGCGGCAGATAAATTTCGTCGTTATTTTTGTGATTGCCCTAGCCCTGGTGCTATTCGGCATTGAAAACACCGAGCCCGTGATCATTCACCTGGCGCCGGGTATGGATATCGAAGCGCCCCTCTGCGTCGAGCTGATCATGGCGATGGGGATTGGGGCGGTATTTGCCTGGGTGTTCAGCGTCTGGGCCCAGGTGCAGGGCTATATGTCCTTTGGCAAGCAGGTGCAGCAGCGCGAGCTGCGGATCCAACAGCTCGAAGAGGACGTCCAGCGCTACCAGGTCAAGCTGGAAGAACAGAGCCTGCTGCTGCCCGCCGCCAAAGTCGAAGATGGGGAAGCGGTTGCTTGA
- a CDS encoding ABC transporter permease: MQLTATWRRFTRRSLRTSLEPVVLPVGAVLTALVIFGVFCALAGANPLAVYGSIYRAAFGSWSAWQNTLIRASPLMLTALCTALPARLGLVIIGNEGALVVGGLAAVVVGLGLGAALPGGLVLLAMALGSLGAGGLWIMAAGALRHYRGVNETISSLLLNYIAIALLNHLVQGPMRDPAFVSKPSSFEIAPAAWLGTLPDTRIHWGLVYGLAASVLAYLLIQRTTFGFAARTAGGNVRAARIAGLPVGKLTLAVCFLAGSCAGLAGMVEVAAVQKRLNESIVSNYGYAGILVAFVARHNPLATVLVSVLLGGILAAGGILQRAHNLPDATVLVFQGIVFLCVLYSESLYGRFAVFQEREAQPEGAVVAG; this comes from the coding sequence ATGCAGTTGACGGCAACCTGGCGGCGCTTCACGCGGCGCTCCCTGCGGACATCGCTGGAGCCGGTGGTACTGCCCGTGGGGGCAGTGCTGACGGCCCTGGTCATTTTTGGCGTGTTTTGCGCCCTGGCGGGGGCCAACCCCCTGGCGGTGTACGGCTCGATCTATCGGGCCGCCTTTGGCAGCTGGAGCGCCTGGCAAAATACGTTGATCCGGGCTTCGCCGCTGATGCTGACGGCCCTGTGTACGGCCCTGCCCGCCCGTCTGGGCCTGGTGATCATCGGTAACGAAGGGGCGCTGGTGGTGGGTGGTTTGGCGGCGGTGGTGGTGGGGCTGGGGCTGGGTGCGGCGCTGCCCGGTGGCCTGGTGCTGCTGGCGATGGCCCTGGGCAGCCTGGGGGCAGGCGGCCTGTGGATTATGGCGGCGGGGGCCCTGCGCCATTACCGTGGGGTCAACGAGACCATCAGTAGCCTGCTGCTCAACTACATTGCGATCGCCCTCCTGAACCACCTGGTGCAGGGACCCATGCGTGATCCGGCCTTTGTCAGCAAGCCCTCCAGCTTTGAAATTGCCCCCGCCGCCTGGCTGGGCACGCTGCCCGACACCCGCATTCACTGGGGGCTGGTCTACGGTCTGGCGGCCTCGGTGCTGGCCTACCTTCTGATTCAGCGCACCACCTTTGGCTTTGCCGCCCGCACCGCCGGGGGCAACGTGCGAGCCGCCCGCATCGCCGGCCTGCCCGTGGGCAAGCTCACCCTGGCGGTGTGTTTCTTGGCCGGGTCCTGCGCCGGGTTGGCCGGCATGGTTGAGGTCGCCGCCGTGCAAAAGCGGCTGAACGAGTCGATCGTGTCCAACTACGGCTACGCCGGGATTTTAGTGGCCTTTGTGGCCCGCCACAACCCCCTGGCCACGGTACTGGTGTCGGTGCTGCTGGGGGGTATTCTGGCGGCGGGGGGCATTTTGCAGCGCGCCCACAACCTGCCCGATGCTACGGTGCTGGTGTTCCAGGGCATCGTCTTTCTCTGCGTGCTCTACAGCGAGTCCCTCTACGGACGCTTCGCCGTATTCCAGGAGCGGGAGGCTCAGCCTGAGGGGGCGGTTGTGGCAGGGTAG
- a CDS encoding BMP family ABC transporter substrate-binding protein produces MSDRNRPFHLSRRQVMRGLLATSAFGLTAKLGTSCAQSPGTGGAAGGGAADDLVVGFIYVGPKDDFGYNQAHAEGAAAMAANVPGIRLVEEASVPETTAVAETMRSMIEIDGARVLFPTSFGYFDPHILALAAEFPEVQFFHAGGMYQEGVHPNNVGSYFGYIDEAQYVAGVVAAHMSPAGRLGFVAAKPIPQLLRNVNSFTLGARSVNPDATTQVIFTGDWSVPVKEAEATNSMADQGIEVITCHVDSPKVVIETAERRGVMTSGYHADQSSLAPQGYLTGAEWDWSSIYTALGQDFVEGKTLMSGDIPHILRGGLADNFCKLSPYGPAVTDEAKAAGDAALAAIESGELVIYEGPLKTNAGAEILPAGKELKTDNLELEKMDYFVEGVIGSIS; encoded by the coding sequence ATGAGCGATCGCAACCGTCCTTTTCACCTATCGCGGCGGCAGGTCATGCGGGGGCTACTGGCTACATCCGCCTTTGGGCTTACCGCCAAGTTAGGCACCAGCTGTGCCCAGTCGCCCGGCACGGGAGGAGCGGCTGGGGGTGGTGCCGCGGACGACCTGGTCGTAGGCTTTATCTACGTCGGCCCCAAGGATGACTTTGGCTACAACCAGGCCCACGCCGAAGGCGCTGCCGCCATGGCCGCCAACGTGCCCGGCATTCGCCTGGTCGAGGAGGCCAGCGTGCCCGAGACCACCGCCGTAGCCGAGACCATGCGCAGCATGATCGAAATTGATGGGGCCAGGGTGCTGTTTCCCACCTCCTTTGGCTACTTTGACCCCCACATTCTGGCCCTGGCCGCAGAATTTCCCGAGGTCCAGTTCTTCCACGCCGGAGGGATGTACCAGGAAGGGGTACACCCCAACAATGTCGGCAGCTACTTTGGCTATATCGACGAAGCCCAGTACGTGGCTGGGGTGGTAGCCGCCCACATGAGCCCGGCGGGTCGACTCGGCTTTGTGGCGGCCAAGCCCATTCCCCAGCTGCTGCGCAACGTCAATAGCTTTACCCTGGGAGCGCGATCGGTCAACCCCGACGCCACTACCCAGGTGATCTTTACCGGCGACTGGTCGGTGCCCGTGAAAGAGGCCGAGGCCACCAACAGCATGGCCGATCAGGGCATTGAGGTGATCACCTGTCACGTGGACAGCCCCAAGGTGGTGATTGAAACCGCCGAGCGGCGCGGCGTGATGACCTCCGGCTACCACGCCGACCAGAGTTCCCTCGCTCCCCAGGGCTACCTGACCGGAGCCGAATGGGATTGGTCGAGCATTTACACCGCCCTGGGCCAGGACTTTGTCGAGGGCAAAACCCTGATGTCCGGGGACATTCCTCACATTCTGCGGGGTGGGCTGGCCGACAACTTCTGTAAGCTGTCGCCCTACGGGCCGGCGGTCACCGATGAGGCCAAAGCCGCCGGAGACGCCGCTTTAGCAGCCATTGAGTCGGGTGAGCTGGTGATCTATGAAGGGCCGCTGAAGACCAACGCCGGGGCCGAAATTCTGCCCGCAGGCAAGGAACTTAAAACCGACAACCTGGAGCTAGAAAAAATGGACTATTTTGTTGAGGGTGTGATTGGCTCCATTAGCTAG